Proteins found in one Streptomyces sp. NBC_00461 genomic segment:
- a CDS encoding TetR/AcrR family transcriptional regulator, which translates to MEETGREDALSLRGVAREVGISAPSVYRHFKDKGDLVSTVLDAAYRALAVAMSEAGESAAAAGADPWARVRATVTAYRRFAIDKPRRYQLMFSLEYEPERRSSADHPIDTVLQAWTDTADAYLTQAAPGRRAEAQDLGIHLWTALHGQLVLWRTLPSPVAGSEDVLIEL; encoded by the coding sequence TTGGAGGAGACGGGGCGCGAGGACGCGCTGTCCCTGCGCGGGGTCGCCCGCGAGGTCGGCATTTCCGCGCCCAGCGTCTACCGGCACTTCAAGGACAAGGGCGACCTGGTCTCCACCGTCCTCGATGCCGCCTACCGCGCACTGGCCGTCGCGATGAGCGAGGCCGGCGAGTCGGCCGCCGCCGCAGGCGCGGACCCGTGGGCGCGCGTGCGGGCCACCGTCACGGCCTACCGCAGGTTCGCCATCGACAAGCCCCGCCGCTACCAGCTGATGTTCAGCCTGGAGTACGAGCCCGAGCGTCGGTCCTCCGCCGACCACCCCATCGACACCGTGCTCCAGGCGTGGACCGATACGGCCGACGCCTACCTCACCCAAGCAGCCCCGGGCCGCCGGGCGGAGGCGCAGGACTTGGGTATCCACCTGTGGACCGCCCTGCACGGCCAGCTCGTCCTGTGGCGCACCCTGCCGAGCCCCGTCGCCGGCAGCGAAGACGTCCTGATCGAACTGTGA
- a CDS encoding luciferase, with product MGDAPAENVVETFVRDIEGYAKFGIETVMLGPRTGEQAAWIEQFVATAVRRAAELG from the coding sequence ATGGGCGACGCTCCGGCCGAGAACGTCGTCGAGACGTTCGTCCGGGACATCGAGGGCTACGCCAAGTTCGGCATCGAGACGGTGATGCTGGGTCCGCGCACGGGTGAGCAGGCGGCCTGGATCGAGCAGTTCGTGGCCACGGCGGTGCGGCGCGCGGCCGAGCTGGGCTGA